AGGGATGATCATAAAAGACTTTGACTTCGCATCCCTTACCAGTCAATTTTCTCTTTCGATGCACATCAACAACATCAAAAGCAAGGAACTTGCAGAAGCAAGGGCTATGATAGAGTTTGCAGTACTTCCTTTGGTCATAGAAAGAGCAGATGATAAGCAGATTGAAAAACTGCACCGCAGTATCGATAAAATGATAAAACACAATGAATCCGGCAATTTTGAAGGGTTTTATAGAGAAGATCTTTACTTTCATACTGTAGTATTAAAATGTTCAAAAAATACAGTATTACACGGATTTTATAAGATATTGAGAGAGCATTTTAACTCATTCATCAATGATTCCAGCTTTTTGAACAAAGATATCAGCTCTCGGCAAAAATCAAATCAAAGGATTATTGATGATCACAGGAAAATAGTCAAAAATATAGAAAACAAGAATTTCCAAGGTCTTAAAAATGCAATAAAGGGTCACTTATACCCGTATAATATAGGTGAAAGTTTAGAAAAGGCGAGCAAATAAAATTTGTATCGCCTTCTTCTTTTATCCGTCAAGGAATATTATTCATCATATATGCTATGCTATTGATTTTTGTTCTTTACAGTAATTAAAATATATTTTTTGGTCTGTTCATCAGTCTGCTGTCCGCATCACTTAAAATAAGTTATATCAGATAGCAGACTGATATTTTAACACTGTCACTCTTCAATTATATCTTTTATAGGCGCTCCCGGCGGTACTATTGGAAACACCTTTTCGTCCTTATCTATCAAACATTCTATCAATATAGGTTCATTTGCACTCAATGCTTCTTTTAATACAGGTTCAACCTCTTGATTTTGGGTAATCCTTTTGGCTTTTATATCGTAAGCATCCGCTAATTTGATAAAATCTACCTCATGGCCTAAAGTAGTGCTAGAAAATCTGCCTTGGTAAAATAATTCCTGCCATTGCCTCACCATCCCGAGGGATCCATTGTTCAACACTACCTGTATTATCGGCAACTTATATTTGCTTATAGTTGAAAGTTCATTACAGTTCATTCTAAAACTGCCATCACCTGCTATATTTATAACTCTGTTATCTGGACAACCTATCTGTGCCCCGATAGAGGCACCCAGCCCATAGCCCATAGTTCCCAGTCCACCTGAAGATATAAAAGTTCTGGGCCTAGAATAATTAAAATACTGCCCTGCCCATATTTGGTTTTGTCCCACTTCGGTAGTCACAATACCATAATCCTTGGTAAGTTCATATATTTTCTGCACTATATATTGCGGTTTTAAAGCACCATTTTCTATAACTCTTAAAGGGTATCGGTTTTTCCAGCCTTCTATCCTTTTATTCCATTCAATATTATTCTTTGCACATACTTCTACATTCAACCGTTCCAATATCTCTTTCACATCACCATTTATCGGATAATCTACATCTATATTTTTACCCAGTTCAGCAGGGTCAATATCAATATGCATTATCTTAGCGCTTGGCGCAAATTTTTCCACTTTGCTTATAACCCTGTCGCTGAACCTGGCTCCCACCGCTATTATCAAGTCAGATTCGTATACCGCATAATTAGAATATTTTGTTCCATGCATCCCCACCATACCTAGATATAATGGGTGATCTCCCGGGAAACCTCCTAATCCCATCAATGAACACATTACAGGAGCATTTATCTTCTCTGCAAACTCTTTCAATTGCTGCTGAGCACATGAAATCTTGACTCCGCCCCCGGCATAAATCACAGGTTTCTCACTGCTATTTATAGCCTCCATTGCATTT
The sequence above is drawn from the Clostridia bacterium genome and encodes:
- a CDS encoding FadR/GntR family transcriptional regulator, with the protein product MKPIKKSNLYEQAVDEIQKYILDNDLKPGDRLPTESELTQSLGISRTTLREALQSLKSIGLIESKQKQGMIIKDFDFASLTSQFSLSMHINNIKSKELAEARAMIEFAVLPLVIERADDKQIEKLHRSIDKMIKHNESGNFEGFYREDLYFHTVVLKCSKNTVLHGFYKILREHFNSFINDSSFLNKDISSRQKSNQRIIDDHRKIVKNIENKNFQGLKNAIKGHLYPYNIGESLEKASK
- the ilvB gene encoding biosynthetic-type acetolactate synthase large subunit, whose amino-acid sequence is MKMKGARVILECLKEQKVDTVFGYPGGAVLPIYDEFYDFEGIKHILTAHEQGATHAADGYARATGKVGVVFTTSGPGATNAVTGIATAYMDSVPLVVFTGQVALSLLGKDSFQEVDITGITVPITKHNYIVKDASKLPEIIREAFDIARSGRPGPVLIDVPKDIQGAEIDYVPCEVDTSFKTYDKYNRYYTDGELHERCVKNAMEAINSSEKPVIYAGGGVKISCAQQQLKEFAEKINAPVMCSLMGLGGFPGDHPLYLGMVGMHGTKYSNYAVYESDLIIAVGARFSDRVISKVEKFAPSAKIMHIDIDPAELGKNIDVDYPINGDVKEILERLNVEVCAKNNIEWNKRIEGWKNRYPLRVIENGALKPQYIVQKIYELTKDYGIVTTEVGQNQIWAGQYFNYSRPRTFISSGGLGTMGYGLGASIGAQIGCPDNRVINIAGDGSFRMNCNELSTISKYKLPIIQVVLNNGSLGMVRQWQELFYQGRFSSTTLGHEVDFIKLADAYDIKAKRITQNQEVEPVLKEALSANEPILIECLIDKDEKVFPIVPPGAPIKDIIEE